A part of Arthrobacter dokdonellae genomic DNA contains:
- a CDS encoding SGNH/GDSL hydrolase family protein, translated as MRRSAQIRVGRGSWAVVTWLAIVAMFALSGCQGVVTPGGADSGAAPSAATSTAHAAATPSAGAGHTAQAEPHKVVVIGDSLSTGMGSTPAEAWPSLISAAPLDPDDDFDVVNGSQNGSGYVAVGDNGSTFGTQVAQTVTADTQLVVFFGSDNDMGASQAAITAAAGKAFEAAKAKSPHAVLLVVGPQAYTTQPEAARLTVRDALERAASASAALFVDPIGQGWFIGQVAELVGPDGEHPSVAGQRYLQAQLEKLIKEEVSTMPSPTVRAK; from the coding sequence ATGCGCAGGAGCGCGCAAATTCGCGTCGGCCGTGGCAGCTGGGCGGTGGTGACGTGGCTGGCCATTGTGGCCATGTTCGCGTTGTCGGGCTGCCAAGGCGTCGTGACCCCCGGTGGCGCCGATTCCGGCGCAGCCCCCTCGGCCGCGACCAGCACGGCCCATGCTGCGGCGACACCGTCGGCCGGAGCCGGCCACACCGCCCAGGCCGAACCGCACAAGGTGGTGGTGATCGGCGACTCCCTCAGCACCGGGATGGGGTCCACCCCCGCGGAGGCCTGGCCCAGCCTGATCAGCGCCGCCCCGCTCGACCCCGACGACGACTTCGACGTGGTCAACGGCTCCCAAAACGGCAGCGGCTATGTCGCCGTCGGCGACAACGGCTCCACTTTTGGTACCCAGGTGGCCCAGACGGTCACCGCGGACACGCAGCTGGTGGTGTTCTTCGGCTCCGACAACGACATGGGGGCATCACAGGCGGCCATCACTGCAGCGGCCGGCAAGGCCTTTGAAGCGGCCAAGGCAAAATCGCCCCACGCGGTGCTGCTGGTGGTGGGACCCCAGGCCTACACGACGCAACCCGAGGCCGCCCGGCTCACCGTCCGGGACGCGCTGGAACGGGCGGCGTCAGCGTCCGCCGCCCTCTTCGTTGACCCGATCGGGCAGGGCTGGTTCATCGGGCAGGTCGCCGAGCTGGTGGGTCCGGACGGGGAACACCCGTCCGTGGCGGGCCAGCGGTACTTGCAGGCGCAGCTGGAAAAGCTCATCAAGGAAGAGGTCTCCACCATGCCAAGTCCCACCGTCCGGGCCAAGTAG
- a CDS encoding alpha/beta hydrolase family esterase, whose product MRSRTQPRWDTRISSQMITVDGRERTFWTAVGTSDGAVETPSAVLLVLHGSSQTGLAVRAFSGQSFDTLAAGGRVAVVYPDGLKRAWNHAARDVHTVDDVAFMTALADHFHALYGPVPVIAAGYSNGGQMVIRLIHEIPDKLDGAAIISATLPRPGGLAFADRSLPLPVLLIHGTRDRVVPYRGEGTLWGRWARNPGPSAPDTAQYFADRNGITEPPVETVLPHRAESGRTSVRVRRYTQERRLPVTLYTVVGGGHVVPNRRKRAIFVLGRTTQDLSTMEAVADFFPVLRG is encoded by the coding sequence ATGAGATCGCGCACGCAGCCCCGGTGGGATACCCGGATCAGCAGCCAGATGATCACCGTGGACGGACGTGAGCGCACCTTTTGGACGGCTGTGGGGACCTCGGACGGTGCCGTGGAAACGCCGTCGGCCGTGCTGCTGGTGCTCCACGGCTCAAGCCAGACGGGCCTTGCGGTGAGGGCCTTCAGCGGGCAGAGTTTTGACACACTGGCGGCGGGAGGCCGCGTGGCGGTGGTGTATCCGGACGGCTTGAAGAGGGCGTGGAACCATGCAGCCCGGGACGTCCACACGGTGGACGACGTCGCGTTCATGACGGCCCTGGCTGACCACTTCCACGCCCTCTACGGACCTGTCCCCGTGATTGCGGCCGGCTACTCCAACGGCGGGCAGATGGTGATCCGGCTGATCCATGAAATTCCGGACAAGCTCGACGGCGCGGCGATCATCAGTGCCACGCTGCCACGCCCCGGCGGGCTTGCCTTTGCCGACCGGTCGCTCCCGCTGCCCGTGCTGCTGATCCACGGAACGCGCGACCGCGTGGTGCCGTATCGTGGCGAAGGCACCCTGTGGGGCCGGTGGGCCCGCAACCCCGGGCCGTCCGCACCGGACACGGCACAGTATTTTGCTGACCGCAATGGCATCACGGAACCGCCGGTGGAAACCGTGCTGCCGCATCGGGCCGAGAGCGGACGCACATCGGTGCGGGTACGGCGTTACACGCAGGAACGCCGCCTCCCCGTGACCCTGTACACGGTGGTGGGTGGCGGACATGTGGTCCCCAACCGGCGCAAGCGGGCGATCTTCGTCCTGGGCCGGACCACCCAGGACCTGAGCACGATGGAAGCCGTGGCGGACTTCTTCCCCGTGCTGCGGGGCTGA
- a CDS encoding reverse transcriptase family protein, producing MIPAGQAVAPAAAVLARSSRPTPDALASALSHAFLAADDWSKPALMTAGTGILGARRRWLGPLATHVLRSYHRPPTDAPRELAAVVLGSEAFGEALEKAARQRRPITLVRYAAEPAVARAARVPRLDTLAELAEVLDLSVGELEWFSDPGQWNRTASSRRLQHYRYQWRSRPGRVPRLLEIPLPRLRGLQRTVLRELLSPIPLHDAAHGFVSGRSAVSGAALHAGTEVVVNLDLAAFFAHVSPGRVYGVLRQAGFTEAVAHRLTGLCTHAVPVGVIAEMPPGGEPGDRFALRKALATAHLPQGAPTAPMLANLALRRLDSRLSGWAGAFDAVYTRYADDLAFSGGTELSRRADAFVRGAARIVADEGHSLNRLKTRVHRAGVRQSVTGVVVNTRTNVARPEFDRLKAVLHNCLLLGPEGQNRDGHDDFRAHLLGRIAWVTSVNPDRGAKLRAVFDAISW from the coding sequence ATGATCCCCGCAGGTCAGGCCGTCGCGCCCGCGGCCGCCGTGCTGGCACGCTCCTCCCGGCCCACCCCTGACGCGCTCGCATCAGCCCTGTCCCACGCATTTCTCGCCGCCGATGACTGGTCCAAGCCGGCCCTCATGACGGCGGGAACAGGTATCTTGGGTGCACGACGTCGTTGGCTGGGTCCGTTGGCCACGCACGTTCTGCGCAGCTACCACCGGCCCCCGACAGACGCACCGCGCGAGCTGGCCGCCGTCGTGCTTGGGTCCGAGGCGTTCGGCGAGGCACTCGAAAAGGCCGCAAGGCAGCGCAGGCCCATCACTCTGGTGCGCTACGCTGCCGAGCCGGCCGTGGCCCGGGCGGCACGGGTCCCCAGGCTGGACACCTTGGCTGAACTGGCGGAAGTTCTGGACCTCAGCGTGGGCGAGCTGGAGTGGTTCTCCGACCCCGGGCAGTGGAACCGGACCGCCTCAAGCCGGCGGCTACAGCACTACCGCTACCAGTGGCGCAGCAGGCCCGGGCGGGTGCCGCGGCTGCTCGAGATCCCGCTTCCACGGTTGCGCGGGCTCCAGCGAACGGTCCTGCGCGAACTGCTGTCGCCTATCCCGCTGCACGATGCCGCCCATGGCTTTGTGTCCGGCCGGAGTGCTGTCAGCGGGGCGGCCCTGCATGCGGGAACGGAGGTGGTCGTCAACCTCGACCTGGCCGCGTTCTTTGCGCACGTGTCACCGGGCCGGGTGTACGGGGTGCTGCGGCAGGCCGGTTTTACTGAGGCGGTGGCACACCGGCTGACGGGACTGTGCACGCATGCCGTGCCGGTGGGCGTGATCGCGGAGATGCCGCCCGGAGGAGAGCCCGGGGACCGCTTCGCCCTGCGCAAGGCGCTTGCGACGGCGCACCTCCCCCAGGGCGCACCCACTGCGCCCATGCTGGCCAACCTGGCTCTCCGGCGCCTGGACTCCAGGCTGTCCGGCTGGGCTGGGGCGTTCGACGCCGTCTACACCCGCTACGCCGACGACCTCGCCTTCAGCGGTGGCACGGAACTTTCCAGGCGCGCGGACGCATTTGTGCGCGGCGCGGCCCGGATTGTGGCCGACGAGGGCCATTCGCTGAACCGCCTGAAGACCAGGGTCCACCGTGCCGGTGTCAGGCAGAGCGTGACCGGCGTGGTGGTGAACACGCGCACGAATGTGGCGCGTCCGGAATTCGACCGGTTGAAGGCCGTGCTGCACAACTGTTTGCTTCTTGGACCCGAAGGCCAGAACCGGGACGGCCATGACGACTTCCGGGCGCACCTGCTGGGCCGAATCGCATGGGTGACCAGCGTCAATCCCGACCGCGGCGCCAAGCTGCGCGCTGTGTTCGACGCCATCAGCTGGTAG